From the genome of Vicia villosa cultivar HV-30 ecotype Madison, WI linkage group LG2, Vvil1.0, whole genome shotgun sequence, one region includes:
- the LOC131650971 gene encoding uncharacterized protein LOC131650971 — MEFFKVCWDIIKIDLFDCITEFFTQVHLPKAVSASFIALIPKCLNPQSLTDYRPICLISSVYRIISKLLATRLKGVVDKLVSLHQSAFVPNRGLQDGVLVLNEVVDYAKRNKKELFLFKVDFEKAFDSVSWDYLFYVMKRMNFGPKWLGWIQACVTSSSFSVLINGSPTIDFQAKRGLRQGDPLSPFLFILAAEGLSGLLRNAIASNQYHPFPLGDSIRAASDFLHCVISPSSFIFLGIQIGCNPRRRSSWDSVLTKVRSRLVSWKGKYLNLGGRIALINSVLNSIPLFTFSFYKAPKVVIQELISIQRAFLWNAKENLRRINWVSWSTICLPKSAGGLGVKHCEIFNRALMSKWGWKIMAETGSLWQDVLTFKYGDIKGAIRADDSPSVNPKHSLWWRDLCILLGVWGAETNWFRKCISCRIGNGADIDFWRDRWIGNDTLCNQFPMLFEALQEPSVRISEAGHFEQHGWVWAFCDISSPLSALEAEACDSLINILQHIEPNVLNQDVFIWWPSAASFSVKSAFDRLSIGWDQSLSLSVEELAVLKLIWKSKVPSNIQVFGWRLLHNRLQTRDELARRGALSGALNLACPLCSAFEETHYHLFFSCCVAAEVWNFIMEWVGVIFYPTNFSIPEHFLRFNSVLCRRDRNNLSSIFIWLSVIRAIWLVRNDIVFNGGAKGSREICFMAKMLAWEWFYAAFSGEFQLPSVISWMDNPVQVWL, encoded by the exons ATGGAATTCTTCAAAGTTTGCTGGGATATTATCAAAATAGATTTGTTTGATTGCATAACAGAATTTTTTACGCAGGTTCATCTTCCCAAAGCTGTGTCGGCATCTTTTATCGCTCTTATTCCGAAGTGTCTGAATCCACAATCTTTGACCGACTATAGGCCGATCTGCCTCATCAGCAGCGTTTACAGAATTATATCAAAACTTCTAGCAACAAGGTTAAAGGGTGTGGTGGACAAACTTGTGTCTCTACATCAATCCGCATTTGTTCCAAATAGAGGGCTTCAAGACGGAGTTTTAGTTCTCAACGAGGTGGTAGATTACGCTAAGAGGAATAAGAAGGAACTTTTTCTTTTCAAGGTTGATTTCGAAAAGGCGTTTGATTCGGTTTCATGGGACTATCTCTTTTATGTCATGAAAAGAATGAATTTTGGCCCTAAGTGGTTAGGATGGATTCAAGCATGTGTGACTTCCTCTTCTTTCTCGGTCTTGATAAATGGTAGTCCAACTATAGATTTCCAAGCTAAGCGGGGACTCCGTCAAGGAGATCCACTCTCTCCGTTTCTTTTTATCCTGGCTGCAGAAGGTTTATCAGGATTATTGCGTAACGCCATTGCTAGTAACCAGTACCACCCCTTTCCATTGGGAGATTCCATCCGG GCAGCCTCTGACTTTCTGCACTGCGTGATCAGCCCTTCATCATTTATTTTCCTTGGCATTCAAATAGGCTGTAACCCTCGAAGACGGTCTTCATGGGATTCGGTTCTGACAAAGGTGAGGAGCAGACTGGTTTCTTGGAAAGGCAAGTACCTTAATTTGGGGGGTCGGATAGCTCTTATCAATTCAGTCTTGAACTCTATTCCTCTGTTCACATTCTCGTTCTACAAAGCTCCAAAGGTTGTTATCCAAGAACTCATTAGTATTCAACGTGCTTTCTTATGGAATGCGAAAGAAAACTTGCGAAGGATAAATTGGGTTTCATGGTCGACTATTTGTTTACCGAAATCTGCTGGTGGACTCGGTGTTAAGCATTGTGAAATTTTCAACAGAGCTTTAATGAGTAAATGGGGCTGGAAGATTATGGCTGAGACAGGATCACTATGGCAGGATGTCTTAACTTTCAAATATGGAGACATAAAGGGAGCAATTCGGGCAGACGATTCTCCTAGCGTTAATCCAAAGCATTCTTTGTGGTGGAGGGATTTGTGTATTCTGTTAGGCGTTTGGGGAGCTGAAACAAATTGGTTCCGCAAGTGCATATCGTGTAGGATTGGTAATGGTGCAGACATAGACTTTTGGAGGGATCGTTGGATAGGTAACGACACTCTGTGTAATCAATTCCCTATGTTATTTGAGGCATTGCAGGAACCGTCGGTGAGGATTTCGGAAGCTGGTCATTTCGAACAACACGGTTGGGTATGGGCCTTTTGCGACATTTCTTCTCCTCTGTCAGCATTGGAGGCTGAAGCTTGTGACAGTTTAATCAATATTCTGCAACATATAGAGCCAAATGTATTGAATCAAGACGTGTTTATTTGGTGGCCCTCGGCAGCAAGTTTCTCGGTCAAATCGGCTTTTGATAGGTTGTCAATTGGATGGGATCAATCATTATCCTTAAGTGTGGAAGAGCTGGCAGTATTAAAACTTATTTGGAAATCAAAGGTGCCGTCGAATATACAAGTGTTCGGTTGGAGGCTGTTGCATAATCGACTACAAACAAGGGATGAGTTGGCAAGACGAGGAGCTTTATCAGGTGCGCTTAATTTGGCTTGCCCATTATGCTCGGCTTTTGAAGAAACACATTATCATCTGTTTTTTTCCTGTTGTGTTGCTGCCGAAGTTTGGAACTTCATCATGGAATGGGTAGGAGTAATTTTCTATCCTACTAATTTTTCCATCCCGGAGCACTTTTTACGTTTTAACTCGGTATTATGTAGGCGGGATAGAAATAATCTTAGTAGTATATTTATTTGGTTGTCGGTTATTCGGGCTATTTGGCTTGTAAGAAACGATATAGTGTTTAATGGAGGGGCGAAGGGTAGCCGAGAGATTTGTTTCATGGCAAAAATGTTGGCCTGGGAATGGTTTTATGCCGCTTTTTCGGGTGAGTTTCAATTACCATCTGTAATATCTTGGATGGATAATCCTGTACAGGTTTGGTTGTAA
- the LOC131650972 gene encoding uncharacterized protein LOC131650972, whose amino-acid sequence MQGFCKGKVIYFVNVYSSCDIVKKRQMWAELTNLKANLPIGEWCIGGDFNAIKRRSERKGLRAQYSSTKMSEFAEFIGEMELLDLPGFGNKYTWFNSAGDSMSRLDRFLVSEGLVDAWGLKGQSIEARSISDHCPISLQANLLNWGPKPFKFFSAWTTHPNFYSLVEDVWSVPIAHGRSMFRFKEKLKILKSRLKVWNREVFGFHDLQVDLAFNELCQSDLLCATENATYIASSAVQTNRHNAEAQVWSNLQICESLIKQKSRCRWLKEGDKNSKFFHSYMKARFRRNNIVGLQAGDAVVSDVASVKQVAVEHFKERFQEPLPNRPVPDGIPFNTLSAEDNCGLEAPFSL is encoded by the coding sequence ATGCAGGGATTTTGTAAAGGTAAAGTCATCTATTTTGTTAACGTTTACTCATCCTGTGATATTGTCAAGAAAAGGCAGATGTGGGCTGAACTAACCAATCTTAAAGCAAATCTTCCTATCGGGGAGTGGTGTATCGGTGGTGACTTTAATGCCATCAAGCGTAGATCGGAAAGGAAAGGCTTGAGAGCGCAATACAGCAGCACAAAAATGTCTGAGTTTGCTGAATTTATAGGAGAAATGGAGTTGCTGGACTTACCAGGTTTTGGAAATAAATACACTTGGTTCAATTCAGCAGGGGACTCAATGAGCCGTCTTGACCGTTTCTTGGTTTCGGAAGGTTTAGTCGATGCTTGGGGTTTGAAGGGGCAATCAATTGAAGCTCGGAGTATCTCAGATCACTGCCCAATATCTCTTCAAGCGAATTTGCTTAACTGGGGGCCCAAACCATTTAAGTTCTTCTCAGCTTGGACGACACACCCAAATTTTTATTCACTGGTAGAAGATGTTTGGTCAGTGCCCATTGCTCATGGCCGCAGCATGTTCCGTTTCAAGGAAAAGttaaagattctgaagagtcggCTAAAGGTGTGGAATAGAGAAGTTTTTGGCTTTCATGATCTACAAGTGGATCTCGCTTTTAATGAGCTTTGTCAGTCTGATCTGCTGTGTGCAACTGAAAATGCAACCTATATCGCATCTTCTGCTGTGCAAACTAACAGGCATAACGCTGAAGCTCAGGTGTGGAGTAATCTGCAAATCTGTGAATCTCTGATTAAACAAAAATCCAGGTGCCGTTGGTTAAAAGAAGGTGataaaaactccaaattttttcaCTCCTATATGAAAGCAAGGTTTCGTCGCAACAATATTGTCGGTCTTCAGGCGGGGGATGCGGTTGTTAGTGATGTTGCAAGTGTTAAGCAGGTGGCTGTAGAACATTTTAAGGAGCGGTTTCAGGAGCCTTTGCCCAACAGGCCGGTTCCCGACGGTATTCCTTTTAACACGTTATCTGCTGAAGATAATTGTGGCCTAGAAGCTCctttctcattgtaa